Proteins co-encoded in one Colletes latitarsis isolate SP2378_abdomen chromosome 2, iyColLati1, whole genome shotgun sequence genomic window:
- the LOC143351474 gene encoding uncharacterized protein LOC143351474 — MHDNEGLTLHLLLVLLLCAEVHTTSTGHLIKKRNYSDQSVRGYLAERTCWWNEVCKEEFHSKFRCRCPRWSYCRAPGRYYDAHCSMTRTGYIWTQPETSLTLEVNK; from the exons ATGCACGACAAT GAAGGGTTGACGTTGCATTTGTTATTGGTGTTACTTTTGTGTGCAGAAGTGCACACGACAAGTACAGGACACCTTATTAAGAAAAGAAATTATAGTGATCAGAGTGTAAGAGGTTATTTGGCGGAG CGGACTTGTTGGTGGAACGAAGTCTGCAAAGAAGAGTTTCATAGTAAATTTCGATGTCGTTGTCCACGATGGTCCTACTGTCGTGCCCCTGGTAGATATTACGATGCGCATTGCAGTATGACGCGCACCGGTTATATTTGGACGCAACCGGAGACTTCGTTAACGCTCGAAGTCAATAAATGA
- the Gogo gene encoding thrombospondin-1 like protein golden goal has translation MNLKSKWLFFGILITILLEYGFTRSITEDDEEFGALNIDTPSSHVALSGDLTVLVVNSDPILEETKQTNELEKEKIENFSNELPLLRILYLLDNISELIGEIRLEKLPSRNETISINIPCGYFTRGGIYALRVEYKYKNSSVPTTSLYQVTSKILNVKWPTPKIFLESQQIVTYPNKRFTITVKYDGTSCSPTENVPVAVYILQLIYCGSSVTACYLQNNTHTQILHYEEIRGFIPSKTILLQCEFFGLPGNYLIRLKASSANPTAPNTSVYMKVNWSEEFKLTVHARSIYPCEGLGGVAVLFEYPSCRLEGDRVRVYGRLKADVTSVASPSSLHYITESRSIPGKHSLTFDCDLFTEKFVEYCFVYVSQAITGAMMDVTISCIPTFPFQEGDIAGWGPWSSWSPCSSSCFGGIRNRYRFCDTPPPKYGAKFCQGKAIETEFCGHMFLDGYSKNVLHNRIESSECHGAALAATKPEIAAEIGSQCRCGCRIMLQGKVSRKILAANTQACPGRSFWLLQANANFVIGLHLDQLQFPCLGQYFRIRDGNSLNADLLSDISSDKIQYTARTLISSGENLLLEFFSDELTASGDTCIGGFLVHAAVLDKKYLERNGSVTVVPSDINSTNIEKEWIFWKPAHLVTALLLILMFIISIFLTLQFIIKYRKYRVAEDLDTFNDVSELMPGRFQFLSTSTIISDMISMIEATVKDSTKETLCNNEEQYDSADTLTGYDAGSTLSSSTLKLNNTTETFSDNTMTSMKSNCDKLLLSSSILVYNKPEVKYAYPVKLRKIDSTSSEEKTLNTENEKLQDNTSNSSLKIDQSNENNCSGEKESVLESVLPNASSLGSGKETKERRNREKLLQGPGSEFSLANPDSELELDYYDYNVANASAVPGSYLGMDPAFLVWIPPIEDFKLDTEELCLGSKRNSILTHETEGATLTPSEYRRMKLSSFQDFKFEFDQGEKYFKTEEKSCQNFDYENLICDEASGYSRTRTYEKLFPVQKLLVDSSIKVSMESVSGILEHKQYCVFPNRRVRIGKEEEPSEEPNPPKSILGSPINILHKDEDNKEKLNSASKKVLQKDFLNAKYSSSQKMLFKTQDEDITNVECKYKQIMDCNEPFENKKDAVNIPMTELSGSPLQNFAHVRKLNNKDVDASVNIQSPDYGIETLCIKKGSFYDLNIRFVDDDDDDYVD, from the exons ATGAATTTGAAATCTAAATGGCTCTTCTTCGGAATACTAATTACTATCCTCCTTGAATACG GTTTCACTAGATCGATTACGGAAGACGACGAAGAGTTCGGTGCATTGAACATTGATACACCATCTTCTCACGTAGCTCTTTCGGGAGATCTTACGGTTCTTGTTGTAAACTCAGACCCGATATTGGAAGAAACGAAGCAAACAAATGAATTGGAGAAGGAGAAGATTGAGAATTTCTCCAACGAACTGCCTTTATTGCG AATATTGTACCTCCTCGATAACATATCAGAATTAATCGGTGAAATACGATTAGAGAAACTGCCGTCGAGAAACGAAaccatttcgattaatattccctGCGGATATTTCACTCGCGGCGGAATTTACGCTCTGCGAGTAGAGTACAAATACAAAAATTCTTCAGTGCCTACTACCTCCCTCTATCAggtt AcgagtaaaatattgaacgtgaaGTGGCCGACACCTAAAATCTTTTTAGAGTCTCAACAAATTGTTACTTATCCAAACAAACGCTTTACGATCACTGTAAAATACGATGGAACAAGTTGTAGTCCAACGGAGAATGTTCCTGTAGCtgtttatattttacaattaataTATTGCGGGTCCAGCGTGACTGCTTGTTATTTACAGAATAACACTCATACTCAA ATTTTACATTACGAAGAAATAAGAGGTTTTATACCGTCAAAGACTATACTTTTACAGTGTGAATTTTTCGGATTACCTGGAAATTATTTAATCAGATTGAAAGCTTCTAGCGCGAATCCGACAGCACCAAATACCAGTGTATATATGAAG GTTAATTGGTCAGAAGAATTCAAACTAACGGTTCATGCAAGATCGATATATCCTTGTGAAGGACTGGGAGGTGTAGCCGTCCTTTTTGAATATCCTTCCTGTCGATTAGAAGGTGATCGTGTACGTGTTTATGGTCGCTTAAAAGCCGACGTTACCTCGGTTGCTTCACCTTCCAGTCTTCATTACATCACGGAATCCAGATCGATACCTGGCAAACACTCGCTAACTTTTGATTGCGACCTTTTTACGGAGAAATTTGTCGAATACTGTTTTGTCTATGTTAGTCAAGCTATCACGGGTGCCATGATGGACGTTACGATATCTTGCATACCAACATTTCCTTTTCAAG AAGGCGATATTGCTGGGTGGGGGCCATGGAGCTCTTGGAGTCCTTGCAGCAGCTCCTGTTTCGGGGGAATTCGAAATCGTTATCGTTTTTGCGATACCCCACCTCCAAAGTATGGAGCAAAATTTTGCCAG GGCAAGGCGATAGAAACGGAATTTTGTGGCCATATGTTTCTGGATGGCTATAGCAAAAATGTGTTGCACAATCGAATCGAAAGTTCCGAATGTCATGGTGCAGCTTTGGCCGCGACAAAACCAGAAATCGCAGCTGAAATAGGGTCGCAATGTCGATGCGGATGTCGAATCATGCTGCAAGGAAAAGTCTCCAGAAAAATACTCGCAGCCAATACCCAAGCATGCCCTGGCCGATCATTTTGGCTCTTACAG GCGAACGCGAATTTCGTGATTGGATTGCActtggatcaattacaatttccCTGCTTGGGGCAGTACTTTCGAATACGGGACGGAAATTCTTTAAATGCCGACCTCTTATCCGATATTTCTTCGGATAAAATACAATATACCGCGAGGACACTGATCAGCTCCGGGGAAAATTTACTATTGGAATTTTTTAGCGACGAACTCACGGCATCCGGAGATACTTGCATCGGTGGTTTTCTTGTTCACGCGGCTGTACTAG ataaaaaatatttagaaaggAATGGAAGTGTAACCGTCGTGCCTTCTGACATAAATTCGACGAACATCGAGAAAGAATGGATTTTTTGGAAACCGGCGCATTTAGTAACTGCCTTGCTTTTGATACTTATGTTTATCATCTCAATTTTTTTGACCTTGCAGTTCATCATAAAATACAGGAAGTACCGAGTCGCCGAGGATCTGGATACTTTCAACGACGTTTCCG AGTTAATGCCGGGAAGATTTCAATTTCTGTCTACAAGTACAATTATCTCTGATATGATATCGATGATAGAAGCAACTGTGAAAGATTCTACGAAAGAAACTTTGTGCAACAATGAAGAACAGTATGATAGTGCCGATACTTTAACCGG atacgatgctggctctaCGCTGAGTTCCAGtactttaaaattaaataatactaCGGAGACGTTTTCGGACAATACTATGACATCAATGAAATCAAACTGTGATAAATTACTATTATCTTCCAGTATCCTCGTTTACAATAAGCCGGAAGTTAAATATGCCTATCCTGTAAA ATTGCGAAAAATAGATTCTACTAGCTCGGAAGAGAAGACATTAAATACAGAGAACGAGAAACTGCAAGATAACACGAGTAATAGTAGTTTAAAAATAGATCAGagcaatgaaaataattgttctgGGGAGAAG GAATCTGTTCTCGAAAGCGTCCTTCCGAATGCTTCGAGTTTGGGGAGtggaaaagaaacgaaagaaagaagaaatcgcGAGAAACTTCTGCAAGGACCAGGCTCGGAATTTAGTCTGGCGAATCCTGATTCGGAATTGGAATTAGATTACTATGATTATAACGTAGCAAACGCTAGTGCTGTCCCTGGGTCCTACTTGGGaatggatcctgcgtttttagtTTGGATTCCACCGATCGAGGATTTCAAACTCGACACAGAGGAACTCTGTTTAGG AAGCAAAAGAAACTCTATTCTGACTCACGAAACCGAAGGTGCCACGTTAACACCTTCCGAATATAGACGAATGAAACTATCTAGTTTCCAAGATTTTAAATTCGAATTTGATCAAGG CGAGAAATATTTTAAGACAGAAGAAAAAAGCTGCCAAAATTTTGAttatgaaaatctaatttgtgaTGAGGCTTCTGGGTATTCCAGAACAAGGACCTATGAAAAATTATTCCCTGTACAAAAACTTCTTGTAGATTCTAGTATTAAAGTAAGCATGGAGTCTGTGTCTGGCATTCTTGAACATAAACAATATTGCGTGTTTCCAAACAGAAG agttCGTATAGGTAAAGAGGAAGAACCAAGCGAGGAGCCTAATCCTCCAAAAAGTATCCTTGGGAGTCCCATAAACATACTCCACAAGGACGAGGATAATAAAGAAAAGTTGAATTCTGCTTCGAAGAAAGTTTTGCAAAAGGATTTTCTGAACGCAAAATACAGCTCCAGTCAGAAAATGCTTTTCAAAACTCAAGACGAAGATATAACGAACGTGGAGTgcaaatataaacaaataatgGATTGCAACGAACCGTTCGAAAATAAAAAGGACGCAGTGAACATTCCCATGACAGAATTGTCGGGGAGTCCTTTACAAAATTTTGCTCATGTccgaaaattaaataataaagatgTTGACGCTTCTGTAAATATCCAAAGCCCAGATTATGGCATAGAAACACTTTGCATAAAGAAGGGATCTTTTTACGATCTAAACATTAGATTTGTTGACGACGACGATGATGACTACGTCGATTAG